From the genome of Streptomyces sp. NBC_01260, one region includes:
- a CDS encoding ATP-binding protein: protein MDHLTLLLAHLLDNAARYSPPSELVTISGKEVPNGVGIQIQDLGKGLSEEKKRETEHALAGTSPGAGIGGISEDANVGLRVVGRLARRYGIRVTFADSPWLGTSVVVVIPHKYFSTLPGPSSAPAPVPAVPAPKSPSVTDVVRPAGEGAVETTPGGLPRRRRRSDPTLQSPPAGPTGRTADSAVPPDSSFAGMAAFANAARAHTTAATSSEPEAAGVSGSTAGGTSAEHRTEESDK from the coding sequence GTGGATCACCTCACGCTGCTTCTCGCCCACCTGCTCGACAATGCCGCACGCTACTCGCCCCCCAGCGAGCTGGTCACCATCTCGGGCAAGGAGGTGCCCAACGGCGTCGGCATCCAGATCCAGGACCTGGGCAAGGGCCTGAGTGAGGAGAAGAAGCGCGAGACCGAACACGCGCTGGCGGGCACCTCGCCCGGAGCCGGTATCGGTGGCATCTCCGAGGACGCCAACGTCGGGCTGCGTGTCGTGGGCCGTCTCGCCCGCCGCTATGGAATCCGGGTCACGTTCGCCGACTCGCCGTGGCTGGGTACCTCCGTCGTGGTCGTTATCCCCCACAAGTACTTCAGCACGCTGCCCGGCCCTTCATCCGCCCCAGCTCCGGTGCCTGCCGTTCCCGCACCGAAGAGCCCCTCGGTGACGGACGTGGTCCGGCCTGCCGGCGAAGGCGCGGTGGAGACCACGCCAGGCGGTCTGCCCCGTCGCCGGCGCCGCAGTGACCCGACTCTCCAGTCTCCGCCGGCAGGGCCCACTGGGCGGACCGCTGACTCGGCCGTTCCCCCCGATTCCTCGTTCGCCGGCATGGCCGCCTTCGCCAACGCCGCGCGAGCACACACCACGGCCGCCACGTCCTCGGAACCCGAGGCCGCCGGTGTCTCCGGTTCGACCGCCGGTGGTACGTCCGCCGAGCACCGCACGGAAGAGAGCGACAAGTGA
- a CDS encoding roadblock/LC7 domain-containing protein produces the protein MTTTNDVSWALRDFVESISEIHFAIVASSDGKAITSYGHDDRDEVDRLAAVVAGLQSLAGPVSEHFEKDAGGLRLAMIEVDGGYLFVVRAGLETYLGVVAREGLDQGVLGHQMNDLARRMGELLGTTPRLEEHSG, from the coding sequence GTGACAACCACCAACGACGTGAGCTGGGCGCTCCGCGACTTCGTCGAGAGCATCAGCGAGATCCATTTCGCCATCGTCGCCTCCAGCGACGGCAAGGCCATCACCTCCTACGGCCATGATGACCGCGATGAGGTGGACCGGCTCGCCGCGGTGGTGGCCGGGCTCCAGTCGCTGGCGGGGCCGGTGTCGGAGCACTTCGAGAAGGACGCCGGGGGGTTGCGGCTGGCGATGATCGAAGTCGACGGCGGGTACCTGTTCGTCGTCCGTGCCGGCCTGGAGACGTATCTAGGTGTCGTCGCGCGGGAGGGCCTGGACCAGGGAGTTCTCGGGCACCAGATGAACGACCTCGCTCGCCGAATGGGTGAACTCCTCGGCACCACGCCGCGTCTGGAGGAGCACTCTGGATGA
- a CDS encoding DUF742 domain-containing protein, with translation MSAARGTDPSGLERFYVVTGGRSKPGDVASTLDVATLVLSRAAASQGMQYEHEEIIRRCREPLSVAELGAHLHLPFNVLAVLLSDLLQAGRVEARDPISAHDAARGPDLALLEEVLSGLQRL, from the coding sequence ATGAGTGCTGCCCGTGGGACCGACCCGTCCGGTCTGGAGCGCTTCTACGTCGTGACCGGAGGGCGCAGCAAGCCGGGCGATGTGGCGTCGACCCTCGATGTGGCGACCCTCGTGCTCTCACGTGCCGCCGCGTCCCAAGGTATGCAGTACGAGCACGAGGAGATCATCCGGCGCTGCCGTGAGCCACTGTCGGTGGCCGAGCTCGGGGCCCATCTCCACCTGCCGTTCAACGTTCTCGCGGTGCTGCTGTCCGACCTGTTGCAGGCGGGTCGCGTCGAGGCCCGCGACCCTATCTCGGCGCATGACGCCGCTCGCGGGCCCGACCTCGCGCTCCTGGAGGAAGTACTCAGTGGACTCCAACGGCTTTGA
- a CDS encoding GTP-binding protein, producing MDSNGFDQSGQQLAAAGARSVKVMIAGGFGTGKTTMVRSVSDIRPLTTEETLTQASADVDHLIGVADKTQTTVSLDFGRISLNDTLMLYLFGTPGQERFWFLWNGLFKGALGAVVLVDTRRLDSSFRAIEEMERQKVPFVIALNVFPDSQAYPAEEIRDALDIPAHTPVVRFDARSRSASRDVLVTLIRHLKEHSAAALEGR from the coding sequence GTGGACTCCAACGGCTTTGACCAATCAGGGCAGCAGCTTGCGGCTGCGGGCGCCCGCTCGGTGAAGGTGATGATTGCCGGGGGTTTCGGTACGGGCAAGACCACCATGGTTCGCTCGGTCAGTGACATCAGGCCACTGACCACCGAGGAAACGCTCACGCAGGCCAGCGCCGACGTCGATCACCTCATCGGTGTAGCCGACAAGACGCAGACAACCGTCAGCCTCGACTTCGGCAGGATCAGCCTCAACGACACGTTGATGCTGTATCTGTTCGGAACGCCCGGCCAGGAGCGGTTCTGGTTCCTGTGGAACGGTCTGTTCAAGGGCGCACTCGGTGCCGTCGTCCTCGTGGACACCCGGCGGCTGGATTCCAGTTTCCGGGCGATCGAGGAAATGGAGCGGCAGAAGGTACCTTTTGTCATCGCGCTGAACGTCTTCCCTGACTCCCAGGCCTACCCGGCCGAGGAGATTCGGGACGCGCTGGACATCCCCGCGCACACTCCGGTCGTCCGCTTCGACGCCCGAAGCCGATCGGCGAGCCGTGATGTCCTGGTCACCCTGATCCGGCACCTGAAAGAGCACTCGGCGGCCGCCCTGGAGGGCCGATGA
- a CDS encoding cytochrome P450: protein MNDQSWAQGGCPVVHGGDTTRLYGPDAATDPHTIYAQLRQDHGSVAPVLLEGDVPAWLVLGYREVRRVLDNPSHFSRDSRIWRDFNKGLVDATSPLMQMVGWRPDCVSQDGEPHRRLRGAVTDNLYAVAGRGIRRHATHFANQQIDAFAEAGRADLVEDFAEYLPMLALTRVFGLAARDGRSLAESSKQVIKGGADALTHNEHIMTILGELAARKRANPGSDFTSGLIEHHSGLDEDEVVNHLRLVLITAHTTTSNVLARTLQLILTDTDWLSGLISGRLNLSTVVEEVMWNSPPLAVLPGRFATADTELGGCPVKEGDLLVLGLAAGNHDPEIRPDAGVSVRDNASHLAFSAGPHECPAQNIGAAIIETAVDVLLHRLPGLRLAVPPQQLTSTASTWESRLDCLPVEFPI, encoded by the coding sequence ATGAACGACCAGAGCTGGGCCCAGGGCGGCTGTCCCGTCGTCCACGGTGGGGACACCACCCGCCTCTACGGCCCCGATGCGGCGACTGATCCCCACACCATCTACGCGCAGTTGAGGCAGGACCACGGCTCGGTCGCGCCTGTACTGCTGGAGGGCGACGTCCCCGCCTGGCTGGTCCTCGGCTACCGGGAGGTCCGGCGTGTGCTGGACAACCCCTCCCACTTCAGCCGCGACTCGCGGATCTGGCGGGACTTCAACAAGGGCCTTGTCGATGCCACATCGCCCCTGATGCAGATGGTCGGGTGGCGCCCGGACTGCGTTTCGCAGGACGGCGAACCGCACCGGCGGCTGCGCGGCGCGGTGACGGACAACCTGTACGCCGTGGCCGGCCGGGGCATCCGCCGGCACGCCACTCACTTCGCGAATCAGCAGATCGACGCGTTCGCCGAGGCGGGCCGGGCTGACCTGGTCGAGGATTTCGCCGAGTACCTCCCGATGCTGGCACTGACCCGTGTTTTCGGGCTGGCGGCGAGAGATGGAAGGTCTTTGGCGGAGTCCAGCAAGCAGGTCATCAAGGGTGGTGCGGACGCGCTCACCCATAACGAGCACATCATGACCATCCTGGGCGAACTTGCCGCCCGTAAACGTGCAAACCCCGGATCCGATTTCACCTCCGGTCTCATCGAGCACCACTCCGGTCTCGATGAGGACGAGGTCGTCAACCACCTCCGCCTCGTGCTGATCACCGCCCACACCACGACCAGCAACGTGCTGGCCAGGACTCTCCAGCTGATCCTCACGGACACCGACTGGCTGTCCGGGCTGATCAGCGGGCGACTCAATCTGTCCACCGTGGTGGAGGAAGTGATGTGGAACTCTCCCCCACTCGCGGTACTCCCCGGGCGGTTCGCCACCGCCGACACAGAGCTCGGGGGCTGCCCGGTCAAGGAAGGCGATCTGCTTGTCCTGGGCCTCGCGGCCGGAAACCACGATCCGGAGATCCGCCCGGACGCCGGTGTCTCAGTCCGGGACAACGCCTCACACCTGGCCTTCAGCGCCGGCCCGCACGAATGCCCTGCGCAGAACATCGGTGCGGCCATCATCGAGACAGCGGTGGACGTCCTGCTCCACCGGCTGCCGGGGCTACGGCTGGCCGTGCCGCCGCAGCAGTTGACCTCCACAGCCTCGACCTGGGAGTCACGACTGGACTGCCTACCGGTCGAATTCCCCATCTGA
- a CDS encoding terpene synthase family protein encodes MPQDVRFDLPFNTPVSPHLACARERHLRWVRDRGLVRSQAGFEEYRSWDLAQAAARTYPHASAADLSTLMNWFSLAFLFDDQFDVVRPDRMDRIAEVARELIVTPLRPAGTAPRVVCPITVAWAEVWEDLSQGMSLTWQTRFAASWGRFLVAHCEEVDLAGQGRAGTLGLEAYTALRRRTVGIHHSIDAGERSRAFEVPPAAMAHPLMERMRDLAADTIGFMNDVHSFERERRRGDGHNLIAVLQRERNCSWQEAIDEAHRMTTRCLEEYLVLEARIPQMCDELGLDAGERSRVEMGVEAIQHWINGNYEWALTSGRYADKEGAVATAELAGRGSVDDLLTI; translated from the coding sequence ATGCCTCAGGACGTGCGGTTCGACCTTCCCTTCAACACCCCGGTCAGCCCGCATCTGGCATGTGCCCGAGAGCGCCATCTGCGGTGGGTACGGGACAGGGGCCTGGTACGCAGTCAGGCCGGATTCGAGGAGTACCGGTCCTGGGACCTTGCGCAGGCTGCGGCGCGCACCTACCCGCACGCCTCGGCAGCGGACTTGAGCACCCTGATGAACTGGTTCTCGTTGGCCTTCCTCTTCGATGATCAGTTCGACGTCGTGCGGCCGGACCGGATGGACCGAATAGCCGAGGTAGCGCGGGAACTGATCGTCACTCCGCTGCGTCCCGCAGGCACGGCGCCGCGGGTGGTGTGTCCCATCACCGTGGCCTGGGCCGAAGTGTGGGAAGACCTCTCGCAGGGGATGTCACTGACCTGGCAGACGCGGTTCGCCGCGTCCTGGGGGCGCTTCCTGGTGGCGCATTGCGAGGAGGTGGACCTCGCGGGCCAGGGGCGTGCCGGGACGCTCGGGCTTGAGGCATACACCGCCTTGCGGCGCCGGACGGTCGGTATCCATCACAGCATCGACGCGGGTGAGCGCAGTCGCGCGTTCGAGGTGCCGCCGGCCGCGATGGCGCATCCGCTGATGGAACGGATGCGTGACCTGGCGGCGGACACCATCGGGTTCATGAACGATGTCCACTCCTTCGAGCGCGAGCGGCGCCGGGGGGACGGGCACAACCTCATTGCTGTCCTGCAGCGGGAGCGGAACTGCTCATGGCAGGAGGCCATCGACGAGGCGCACCGCATGACGACCCGGTGCCTGGAGGAGTACCTCGTGCTTGAGGCCCGGATTCCTCAGATGTGTGACGAGCTCGGGCTCGATGCGGGCGAGCGATCACGGGTGGAGATGGGGGTGGAGGCCATTCAGCACTGGATCAACGGCAATTACGAGTGGGCGCTGACGTCCGGCAGGTACGCCGACAAGGAAGGCGCGGTGGCCACGGCTGAGCTGGCCGGGCGTGGGTCAGTGGACGATCTGCTGACCATTTGA
- a CDS encoding DinB family protein has protein sequence MADMIVPDPVTRDILAAFENVRFRLFERLEGLTDAEYHWEPVSDCISIRPGDDGVFRVATLFPESSPEAPDPFTTIAWRIWHIGSLCLRGYVIHFFEDVPELGDLHEWPGTAKEGVQALAEDWEHFISRIAALGDERLLAPIGMGPGGWADETYLKLALHALKEVTHHGGEIGLLRDLYLREGV, from the coding sequence ATGGCTGACATGATCGTGCCCGACCCCGTCACGCGCGACATTCTCGCGGCCTTCGAAAACGTACGATTCCGGCTGTTCGAGCGCCTGGAGGGCCTGACCGACGCCGAGTACCACTGGGAGCCGGTCAGCGACTGCATCAGCATCCGCCCCGGCGACGACGGTGTCTTCCGCGTCGCCACGCTGTTTCCGGAATCGAGTCCGGAGGCACCGGACCCCTTCACGACGATCGCCTGGCGCATCTGGCACATCGGCAGCCTCTGCCTGCGCGGCTATGTGATCCACTTCTTCGAGGACGTTCCCGAGCTCGGCGACCTCCACGAGTGGCCGGGCACCGCGAAAGAGGGCGTCCAGGCACTCGCCGAGGACTGGGAGCACTTCATCTCCCGTATCGCAGCACTCGGCGACGAGCGCCTCCTTGCGCCGATAGGCATGGGCCCAGGCGGTTGGGCCGATGAGACCTATCTGAAGCTCGCGCTGCACGCTCTGAAAGAGGTCACACATCACGGCGGCGAGATCGGCCTGCTGCGCGACCTGTACCTGCGCGAAGGCGTCTGA
- a CDS encoding phosphotransferase, with protein MTDVTRAIAAATSVAASLDLPANDAIVLHNSNKLALRLTPCDVFARVAPVGQEVAQFEVDLAQRLAEVGCPVCPLEPRADPRVYTRDGFAVTLWTYYEPVTRHTSPVDYAKALEQLHAGMRKADVPSPRFTDRITEAEEVVADPDRSPELTDVDRVFLSGRLASLRRAIDDRGAVEQLLHGEPHPGNVLSTKNGPLFIDLETCCRGPVEFDLAHVPEAVCEHYPSVDQGLLDECRQLVIAMVAAWRWELGDQFPNGRRFGEEFLRLLREGPPWPTLDTVTRRLDGL; from the coding sequence ATGACCGACGTCACGCGTGCGATCGCGGCTGCGACTTCGGTCGCCGCATCGCTCGACCTGCCAGCGAACGATGCAATCGTTCTCCACAACTCGAACAAGCTGGCACTGCGGCTGACGCCATGCGATGTCTTTGCCCGGGTCGCCCCTGTGGGACAAGAGGTTGCACAGTTCGAAGTCGATCTCGCTCAGCGGCTCGCCGAGGTCGGGTGCCCGGTGTGTCCTTTGGAGCCTCGGGCGGACCCGCGTGTGTACACGCGCGATGGCTTCGCAGTGACGCTGTGGACCTACTACGAGCCCGTGACACGTCACACCTCACCAGTCGACTACGCCAAGGCGCTGGAGCAACTGCACGCCGGCATGCGCAAGGCCGATGTGCCGAGCCCGAGGTTCACGGACCGGATCACGGAGGCGGAAGAAGTTGTCGCCGACCCGGATCGCTCGCCGGAGCTCACCGATGTGGACCGCGTGTTTCTCAGCGGCAGGCTGGCAAGCCTGCGACGAGCGATCGACGACCGCGGCGCCGTGGAGCAGCTGCTCCACGGCGAGCCGCATCCAGGCAACGTGCTCAGCACGAAGAACGGCCCGTTGTTCATCGACCTTGAGACGTGCTGCCGTGGACCCGTCGAGTTCGATCTCGCCCATGTTCCCGAGGCGGTCTGCGAGCACTACCCAAGTGTTGACCAAGGGCTGCTGGACGAGTGTCGGCAGCTCGTTATCGCGATGGTCGCCGCGTGGCGTTGGGAGCTTGGCGACCAGTTTCCGAATGGGAGGCGATTCGGAGAGGAATTCCTGCGCTTGCTGCGCGAGGGTCCTCCTTGGCCGACACTCGACACAGTGACCAGGCGACTGGACGGTCTGTAG
- a CDS encoding DUF2231 domain-containing protein, which translates to MGPVLVNDIPAHVLFVHVVVVLVPLTALALVLCAIWPSVMSRFGLILPALALVALISVPLTTHAGEWLERHVDSNALVRKHTELGDELLPWVIALFLAAAAVWWFYRRAARRSPDAAGATSGTVATPTRIAAAALSLVVGVGAGVQVYRIGDSGAKAAWHDGYSATAHPDRG; encoded by the coding sequence ATGGGACCCGTCCTGGTCAACGACATCCCCGCGCACGTCCTGTTCGTGCACGTTGTCGTGGTTCTCGTGCCGCTGACCGCACTGGCGCTCGTCCTCTGCGCCATCTGGCCCTCGGTCATGAGCCGATTCGGGCTCATCCTCCCGGCTCTCGCGCTGGTGGCCCTGATCAGCGTGCCCCTGACCACACACGCAGGCGAGTGGCTGGAGCGCCACGTGGACAGCAACGCCCTGGTCCGCAAGCACACCGAGCTCGGCGACGAACTGCTTCCCTGGGTCATCGCGCTCTTCCTGGCGGCCGCGGCGGTGTGGTGGTTCTACCGCCGTGCCGCCCGTCGCTCGCCCGACGCAGCCGGAGCCACCAGCGGCACGGTGGCCACGCCGACGCGCATCGCCGCTGCGGCACTCTCCCTCGTCGTCGGTGTCGGCGCGGGAGTGCAGGTGTACAGGATCGGCGACTCCGGGGCCAAAGCCGCCTGGCACGACGGCTACTCCGCCACCGCCCACCCCGATCGCGGCTGA
- a CDS encoding FAD:protein FMN transferase, with protein sequence MPDAARGLRHVEHVMGTVFSFDIRDEPTAAIHGALAEAVGHLHHVDAAFSTYRPDSHISRLDRGEIRLADCPPEVHEVLSLCALATRDSDGWFSIAPAGALDPSGLVKGWATEAASQLLYDAGAHHTCVNGGGDLQLRGQAAPGVPWSIGVAHPLRPGELATVVTAHHDLAVATSGTAERGTHIFHPHHGTPVTPFASLTVIGPRLTMTDAYATAAFARGDGARDWLETLDGYEGLAVLPDGEEWRTPGFSQY encoded by the coding sequence ATGCCTGACGCCGCACGCGGCCTGCGTCACGTCGAGCACGTGATGGGCACGGTCTTCTCCTTCGATATCCGGGACGAGCCCACGGCCGCCATCCACGGCGCCCTTGCCGAGGCAGTAGGACACCTTCACCACGTCGACGCGGCCTTCTCCACCTACCGGCCCGACAGCCACATCAGCCGACTCGACCGGGGTGAGATCCGTCTGGCCGACTGCCCACCCGAGGTCCACGAAGTCCTGTCCCTCTGTGCCCTGGCCACTCGCGACAGCGACGGCTGGTTCAGCATCGCTCCGGCGGGCGCCCTCGACCCCTCGGGCCTCGTCAAAGGCTGGGCCACCGAAGCCGCGTCGCAACTCCTCTACGACGCCGGCGCCCACCACACCTGCGTCAACGGCGGCGGCGACCTGCAACTCCGCGGCCAGGCGGCCCCCGGCGTCCCGTGGAGCATCGGCGTCGCCCACCCGCTACGTCCAGGTGAGCTCGCCACCGTCGTCACAGCCCATCACGACCTGGCCGTCGCCACCTCCGGCACCGCCGAACGCGGCACCCATATCTTCCACCCGCATCACGGCACCCCCGTCACCCCGTTCGCCTCCCTCACCGTCATCGGCCCACGACTGACCATGACCGACGCCTACGCCACCGCCGCCTTCGCCCGAGGCGACGGCGCCCGCGACTGGCTGGAGACCCTGGACGGCTACGAAGGCCTCGCCGTGCTGCCGGACGGCGAGGAATGGCGGACACCAGGATTCAGCCAGTACTGA
- a CDS encoding FMN-binding protein — translation MRRAVLVTSGISTLVVALLSLKPHQLPVLAGSAPQPPAASSAPHAPTGSSPGPSPGTGTFTGNPVDTQYGTVQVAVTLTKGKIIEVKVLRAPDQNGRDQQIAAYALPRLTQEAIGAQSAHIDSVSGASYTSQGYTQSLQSALDQAHA, via the coding sequence ATGCGCCGAGCCGTCCTCGTCACCAGCGGGATCAGCACCCTGGTCGTCGCGCTGCTCTCTCTCAAACCGCACCAGCTCCCCGTCCTCGCCGGCAGCGCGCCGCAGCCGCCCGCGGCCTCGTCCGCCCCCCACGCCCCCACCGGCAGCTCGCCGGGGCCGTCCCCAGGGACGGGCACATTCACCGGCAATCCCGTCGACACCCAGTACGGAACGGTGCAGGTCGCCGTCACCCTCACCAAGGGAAAGATCATCGAGGTGAAGGTCCTCCGGGCACCGGACCAGAACGGCCGGGATCAGCAGATCGCCGCGTACGCGCTGCCCCGCCTCACCCAGGAGGCGATCGGCGCGCAGAGCGCGCACATCGACTCCGTCTCAGGCGCCAGCTACACCAGCCAGGGCTACACGCAGTCCCTGCAGAGTGCCCTGGACCAGGCCCATGCCTGA
- a CDS encoding ferredoxin reductase family protein, with product MRHRRPRRSVVPFLLPLVIWAGAAGVLALWWSDTTAVVGPAGWLTGAGRITGLLAGYACAVLLALMARIPLLDHTVGTDRLARRHALGGRCMISLALAHTLLIIWGYSLASHTDVVGQTSTLVLHYPDLLKGTIGFLLFLATGVLSARAARHRMSYETWHYLHFATYLAVFLTFGHQLSNGADFVGNRPAQIAWYTLFLGVAALLGWYRFAVPVRRGLRHHMRVIAVRPEAPGVVSVHLTGEHLDELGGEPGQFLRWRFLAPGLWWTANPYSLSAPAHPHNLRITVKTAGGHSAALAHLTPGTRVWAEGPYGGFTANRRTAPKVLLLAGGVGITPLRTLFETLPGEVTLVYRARRSDDLALRAEIDAIAAHRRATVHYVVDEPAGYTSPLTARGLSTLVPDLAAHDVYLCGPPGMTQAATDALREGGVPARRIHHESFAF from the coding sequence ATGCGTCACCGGCGGCCCCGCCGCAGCGTCGTGCCGTTCCTGCTACCGCTGGTGATCTGGGCCGGTGCCGCAGGGGTGCTGGCCCTGTGGTGGAGCGACACGACGGCGGTGGTCGGCCCGGCGGGCTGGCTCACCGGCGCGGGACGTATCACCGGACTGCTGGCCGGCTACGCCTGCGCGGTACTGCTGGCCCTGATGGCCCGCATCCCGCTCCTGGACCACACGGTCGGCACGGACCGGCTCGCCCGCCGGCACGCTCTGGGCGGACGCTGCATGATCTCGCTCGCCCTCGCCCACACCCTGCTCATCATCTGGGGCTACTCACTCGCCTCTCATACGGACGTGGTCGGCCAGACGTCCACCCTCGTCCTCCACTACCCCGACCTGCTCAAGGGCACGATCGGCTTCCTGCTGTTCCTGGCCACCGGAGTCCTCTCGGCCCGCGCCGCCCGCCACAGAATGAGTTACGAGACCTGGCACTATCTGCACTTCGCCACATATCTGGCCGTCTTCCTCACGTTCGGACACCAGCTCTCCAACGGAGCCGACTTCGTCGGCAACCGCCCGGCCCAGATCGCCTGGTACACGCTCTTCCTCGGCGTTGCCGCCCTGCTGGGCTGGTACCGGTTCGCCGTTCCCGTGCGGCGCGGACTGCGCCACCACATGCGGGTCATCGCGGTCCGTCCCGAGGCTCCAGGCGTGGTCTCCGTCCACCTCACCGGCGAACATCTGGACGAGCTGGGGGGCGAGCCGGGACAGTTCCTGCGTTGGCGCTTCCTGGCCCCGGGGCTCTGGTGGACCGCCAATCCGTACTCCCTCTCCGCCCCGGCGCACCCACACAATCTGCGCATCACCGTGAAGACCGCCGGAGGCCACAGTGCCGCCCTCGCCCATCTGACGCCGGGCACCAGGGTGTGGGCCGAGGGGCCCTACGGCGGCTTCACGGCGAACCGGCGCACCGCACCCAAGGTGCTCCTCCTGGCAGGCGGCGTCGGCATCACCCCTCTGCGCACGCTCTTCGAGACGTTGCCGGGCGAAGTGACGCTCGTCTACCGGGCCCGCCGGAGTGACGACCTCGCCCTGCGCGCCGAGATCGACGCGATAGCGGCCCACCGACGGGCCACGGTCCACTACGTCGTCGACGAACCCGCCGGCTACACCTCACCACTGACCGCGCGGGGTCTGAGCACCCTGGTCCCCGACCTGGCCGCGCACGACGTGTACCTGTGCGGCCCACCCGGCATGACACAGGCCGCCACCGACGCCCTGCGGGAAGGCGGCGTCCCGGCACGGCGTATCCACCACGAGTCGTTCGCGTTCTGA
- a CDS encoding response regulator transcription factor → MDAPHPTSQLHRPDGEPVRVLVVDDEPDVIDVLAGVMSGEGWLVRTAADGASALATARDFHPDAVVLDWMLPDLDGLQVLRALRREAPRVCVLFLTARDAVEDRIAGITAGGDDYVTKPYSLEEVLARLRGLLRRAGMPAEPGTHWLSVGDLTMDEEAREVCRAGSTVELSRTEFELLRFLMRNPRRVLSKDQILDRVWAYDFGGRAHIVELYISYLRKKIDAGRTPMIHTVRGVGYVLKPESP, encoded by the coding sequence ATGGACGCGCCGCACCCGACATCTCAGCTGCACCGCCCCGACGGCGAACCCGTTCGAGTCCTCGTCGTCGACGACGAACCCGACGTCATCGACGTCCTGGCCGGCGTGATGAGCGGCGAGGGCTGGCTGGTCCGCACCGCCGCGGACGGCGCAAGTGCGCTCGCGACCGCCCGAGATTTCCATCCCGACGCGGTGGTCCTGGACTGGATGCTGCCCGACCTCGACGGCCTGCAGGTCCTGCGCGCCCTCAGACGCGAGGCACCTCGCGTGTGTGTGCTGTTCCTGACCGCCCGCGACGCGGTCGAGGACCGCATCGCCGGCATCACCGCCGGCGGCGACGACTACGTCACCAAGCCGTACAGCCTGGAAGAGGTCCTGGCCCGGTTGCGCGGGCTCCTGCGGCGGGCCGGCATGCCGGCCGAGCCGGGCACGCACTGGCTCAGCGTCGGGGACCTCACCATGGACGAGGAGGCCAGGGAAGTCTGCCGCGCGGGATCCACCGTGGAGCTTTCGCGCACCGAGTTCGAACTTCTGCGGTTCTTGATGCGCAACCCGCGCCGGGTGCTCTCGAAGGACCAGATCCTCGACCGGGTCTGGGCCTACGACTTCGGCGGACGCGCCCACATCGTCGAGCTCTACATCAGCTACCTGCGCAAGAAGATCGACGCCGGGCGCACCCCGATGATCCACACGGTGCGCGGTGTCGGGTACGTCCTCAAGCCGGAGTCCCCGTGA